In Glycine max cultivar Williams 82 chromosome 7, Glycine_max_v4.0, whole genome shotgun sequence, a single window of DNA contains:
- the LOC100803160 gene encoding transcriptional repressor ILP1 isoform X1 produces the protein MSTAKSRNFRRRGGDTESNDGNDGGTTTTTFPSKPTSSAKPKKKPQAPKLLSFADEDEQTDENPRPRASKPYRSAATAKKPSSSHKITTLKDRIAHSSSPSVPSNVQPQAGTYTKEALRELQKNTRTLVTSSSSRSDPKPSSEPVIVLKGLVKPLGSEPQGRDSYSEGEHREVEAKLATVGIQNKEGSFYPDDETIRAIRAKRERLRQARPAAPDYISLDGGSNHGAAEGLSDEEPEFRGRIAMFGEKVDGGKKGVFEEVEERIMDVRFKGGEDEVVDDDDDDEEKMWEEEQFRKGLGKRMDEGSARVDVSVMQGSQSPHNFVVPSAAKVYGAVPSAAASVSPSIGGVIESLPALDVVPISQQAEAARKALLENVRRLKESHGRTMSSLSKTDENLSASLLNITALENSLVVADEKYRFMQKLRNYVTNICDFLQHKAFYIEELEEQMKKLHEDRALAISERRATNNDDEMIEVEEAVKAAMSVLSKKGNNMEAAKIAAQEAFSAVRKQRDLPVKLDEFGRDLNLEKRMNMKAKTRSEACQRKRSQAFDSNKVTSMELDDHKIEGESSTDESDSESQAYQSQSDLVLQAADEIFSDASEEYGQLSLVKSRMEEWKREHSSSYKDAYMSLSLPLIFSPYVRLELLRWDPLHNGVDFQEMKWYKLLFTYGLPEDGKDFVHDDGDADLELVPNLVEKVALPILHYEISHCWDMVSQQETVNAIAATKLMVQHVSHESEALADLLVSIQTRLADAVADLTVPTWSPSVLAAVPDAARVAAYRFGVSVRLLRNICLWKDVFSMPVLEKVALDELLCRKVLPHLRVISENVQDAITRTERIIASLSGIWAGPSVIGDKNRKLQPLVTYVLSLGRILERRNVPENDTSHLARRLKKILADLNEYDHARNMARTFHLKEAL, from the exons ATGTCCACCGCCAAATCCCGCAACTTCCGCCGCCGTGGCGGCGACACCGAATCTAATGACGGCAACGACGGcggcaccaccaccaccacttttCCTTCCAAGCCCACTTCCTCCGCCAAGCCCAAGAAGAAGCCTCAAGCGCCGAAGCTCCTCAGCTTCGCCGATGAAGACGAACAAACTGACGAAAACCCGCGTCCACGCGCCTCCAAACCCTACCGTTCCGCCGCCACCGCCAAAAAACCGTCGTCCTCTCACAAAATCACCACTCTCAAGGACCGAATCGCGCATTCCTCTTCCCCTTCAGTCCCTTCCAACGTTCAGCCCCAAGCCGGAACGTACACCAAAGAAGCCCTACGCGAGCTCCAGAAGAACACGCGAACGTTGGTCACTAGCAGCTCCTCTCGCTCCGATCCCAAACCCTCCTCCGAACCTGTCATTGTCCTGAAGGGACTCGTGAAACCCTTAGGCTCGGAGCCCCAGGGTCGGGATTCCTATTCCGAAGGGGAACATAGAGAAGTTGAAGCAAAATTGGCCACTGTGGGCATTCAGAATAAGGAGGGCTCGTTTTATCCTGATGATGAAACCATCAGGGCTATCCGGGCGAAGCGGGAGCGCCTCCGGCAGGCGCGCCCTGCTGCGCCGGATTATATCTCGTTGGATGGTGGGAGCAATCATGGTGCTGCTGAGGGGCTGAGCGACGAGGAGCCGGAGTTTCGGGGGCGGATTGCGATGTTTGGGGAGAAGGTGGATGGTGGGAAGAAGGGTGTTTTTGAGGAGGTGGAGGAGAGGATAATGGATGTGAGGTTCAAGGGTGGAGAGGATGAGGTggtggatgatgatgatgatgatgaggagAAGATGTGGGAAGAGGAGCAGTTTAGGAAAGGGTTAGGGAAGAGAATGGATGAAGGGTCTGCTAGGGTTGATGTTTCTGTTATGCAAGGTTCTCAATCGCCGCACAATTTTGTTGTTCCCTCTGCAGCAAAGGTGTATGGTGCAGTTCCAAGTGCTGCAGCATCAGTGAGTCCCAGCATTGGAGGAGTGATTGAATCGTTGCCGGCTTTGGATGTTGTGCCCATATCGCAACAAGCTGAGGCTGCTAGGAAAGCTCTGCTAGAGAATGTGAGGAGGCTTAAG GAATCTCATGGAAGAACAATGTCATCATTGAGTAAAACTGATGAAAATTTGTCTGCCTCGCTTTTGAACATCACTGCTCTTGAAAACTCTTTAGTGGTAGCTGATGAGAAGTACCGGTTTATGCAAAAGCTCCGAAATTATGTCACAAATATATGTGACTTTTTACAG CATAAAGCATTTTACATTGAGGAACTTGAAGAGCAGATGAAGAAACTTCATGAAGATCGTGCATTAGCCATTTCTGAAAGAAGAGCCACtaacaatgatgatgaaatGATTGAGGTAGAAGAAGCTGTAAAAGCTGCAATGTCAGTTTTAAGCAAGAAAGGTAACAATATGGAAGCTGCCAAAATTGCTGCTCAGGAAGCATTTTCTGCTGTaagaaaacaaagagatctGCCAGTGAAGTTAGATGAATTTGGTAGAGATCTAAATCTTGAGAAACGAATGAATATGAAGGCAAAAACAAGGTCTGAGGCTTGTCAACGTAAGAGGTCACAAGCATTTGATTCTAATAAGGTCACATCCATGGAATTGGATGATCATAAAATAGAAGGTGAATCAAGCACTGATGAGAGTGATAGTGAGAGTCAAGCATATCAGTCACAAAGTGATTTGGTGCTGCAGGCTGCTGATGAGATTTTCAGTGATGCTTCTGAGGAATATGGTCAATTATCCTTGGTCAAAAGTAGAATGGAAGAATGGAAAAGAGAGCATTCGTCAAGCTATAAAGATGCTTATATGTCATTGAGTCTTCCACTGATCTTCTCTCCATATGTAAGATTGGAACTCCTGAGGTGGGACCCACTTCACAATGGTGTAGATTTTCAAGAGATGAAATG GTATAAATTGTTGTTCACTTATGGTTTGCCTGAAGATGGAAAAGATTTTGTTCACGATGATGGAGATGCTGACCTCGAACTTGTCCCAAACTTGGTGGAAAAGGTTGCACTTCCTATTCTGCACTATGAAATTTCCCATTGCTGGGACATGGTGAGTCAACAAGAAACAGTGAATGCTATTGCTGCTACAAAATTGATGGTGCAGCATGTGTCTCATGAAAGTGAAGCTCTTGCTGATTTGCTAGTTTCCATTCAAACACGCTTAGCTGATGCTGTTGCTGATCTTACA GTCCCAACATGGAGTCCGTCTGTACTAGCTGCTGTTCCAGATGCTGCACGAGTTGCAGCATATCGGTTTGGTGTGTCTGTTCGATTGTTGAGAAATATTTGCTTGTGGAAGGATGTATTTTCAATGCCAGTATTAGAGAAGGTTGCTCTAGATGAGCTTTTGTGCAGAAAAGTTCTACCTCACTTAAGAGTCATATCAGAAAATGTTCAAGATGCAATAACAAGAACTGAACGGATTATTGCTTCCCTATCTGGGATCTGGGCTGGTCCAAGTGTCATTGGagacaaaaa CCGTAAATTGCAGCCTCTGGTGACTTATGTGCTGTCACTTGGAAGGATTCTGGAGAGAAGAAATGTGCCAGAAAATGACACAAGTCATCTAGCTCGTCGATTAAAGAAAATACTAGCTGACCTCAATGAATATGATCATGCTAGGAACATGGCTAGAACCTTCCATCTCAAGGAGGCATTGTGA
- the LOC100803160 gene encoding transcriptional repressor ILP1 isoform X2, whose product MSTAKSRNFRRRGGDTESNDGNDGGTTTTTFPSKPTSSAKPKKKPQAPKLLSFADEDEQTDENPRPRASKPYRSAATAKKPSSSHKITTLKDRIAHSSSPSVPSNVQPQAGTYTKEALRELQKNTRTLVTSSSSRSDPKPSSEPVIVLKGLVKPLGSEPQGRDSYSEGEHREVEAKLATVGIQNKEGSFYPDDETIRAIRAKRERLRQARPAAPDYISLDGGSNHGAAEGLSDEEPEFRGRIAMFGEKVDGGKKGVFEEVEERIMDVRFKGGEDEVVDDDDDDEEKMWEEEQFRKGLGKRMDEGSARVDVSVMQGSQSPHNFVVPSAAKVYGAVPSAAASVSPSIGGVIESLPALDVVPISQQAEAARKALLENVRRLKESHGRTMSSLSKTDENLSASLLNITALENSLVVADEKYRFMQKLRNYVTNICDFLQHKAFYIEELEEQMKKLHEDRALAISERRATNNDDEMIEVEEAVKAAMSVLSKKGNNMEAAKIAAQEAFSAVRKQRDLPVKLDEFGRDLNLEKRMNMKAKTRSEACQRKRSQAFDSNKVTSMELDDHKIEGESSTDESDSESQAYQSQSDLVLQAADEIFSDASEEYGQLSLVKSRMEEWKREHSSSYKDAYMSLSLPLIFSPYVRLELLRWDPLHNGVDFQEMKWYKLLFTYGLPEDGKDFVHDDGDADLELVPNLVEKVALPILHYEISHCWDMVSQQETVNAIAATKLMVQHVSHESEALADLLVSIQTRLADAVADLTVPTWSPSVLAAVPDAARVAAYRFGVSVRLLRNICLWKDVFSMPVLEKVALDELLCRKVLPHLRVISENVQDAITRTERIIASLSGIWAGPSVIGDKNLW is encoded by the exons ATGTCCACCGCCAAATCCCGCAACTTCCGCCGCCGTGGCGGCGACACCGAATCTAATGACGGCAACGACGGcggcaccaccaccaccacttttCCTTCCAAGCCCACTTCCTCCGCCAAGCCCAAGAAGAAGCCTCAAGCGCCGAAGCTCCTCAGCTTCGCCGATGAAGACGAACAAACTGACGAAAACCCGCGTCCACGCGCCTCCAAACCCTACCGTTCCGCCGCCACCGCCAAAAAACCGTCGTCCTCTCACAAAATCACCACTCTCAAGGACCGAATCGCGCATTCCTCTTCCCCTTCAGTCCCTTCCAACGTTCAGCCCCAAGCCGGAACGTACACCAAAGAAGCCCTACGCGAGCTCCAGAAGAACACGCGAACGTTGGTCACTAGCAGCTCCTCTCGCTCCGATCCCAAACCCTCCTCCGAACCTGTCATTGTCCTGAAGGGACTCGTGAAACCCTTAGGCTCGGAGCCCCAGGGTCGGGATTCCTATTCCGAAGGGGAACATAGAGAAGTTGAAGCAAAATTGGCCACTGTGGGCATTCAGAATAAGGAGGGCTCGTTTTATCCTGATGATGAAACCATCAGGGCTATCCGGGCGAAGCGGGAGCGCCTCCGGCAGGCGCGCCCTGCTGCGCCGGATTATATCTCGTTGGATGGTGGGAGCAATCATGGTGCTGCTGAGGGGCTGAGCGACGAGGAGCCGGAGTTTCGGGGGCGGATTGCGATGTTTGGGGAGAAGGTGGATGGTGGGAAGAAGGGTGTTTTTGAGGAGGTGGAGGAGAGGATAATGGATGTGAGGTTCAAGGGTGGAGAGGATGAGGTggtggatgatgatgatgatgatgaggagAAGATGTGGGAAGAGGAGCAGTTTAGGAAAGGGTTAGGGAAGAGAATGGATGAAGGGTCTGCTAGGGTTGATGTTTCTGTTATGCAAGGTTCTCAATCGCCGCACAATTTTGTTGTTCCCTCTGCAGCAAAGGTGTATGGTGCAGTTCCAAGTGCTGCAGCATCAGTGAGTCCCAGCATTGGAGGAGTGATTGAATCGTTGCCGGCTTTGGATGTTGTGCCCATATCGCAACAAGCTGAGGCTGCTAGGAAAGCTCTGCTAGAGAATGTGAGGAGGCTTAAG GAATCTCATGGAAGAACAATGTCATCATTGAGTAAAACTGATGAAAATTTGTCTGCCTCGCTTTTGAACATCACTGCTCTTGAAAACTCTTTAGTGGTAGCTGATGAGAAGTACCGGTTTATGCAAAAGCTCCGAAATTATGTCACAAATATATGTGACTTTTTACAG CATAAAGCATTTTACATTGAGGAACTTGAAGAGCAGATGAAGAAACTTCATGAAGATCGTGCATTAGCCATTTCTGAAAGAAGAGCCACtaacaatgatgatgaaatGATTGAGGTAGAAGAAGCTGTAAAAGCTGCAATGTCAGTTTTAAGCAAGAAAGGTAACAATATGGAAGCTGCCAAAATTGCTGCTCAGGAAGCATTTTCTGCTGTaagaaaacaaagagatctGCCAGTGAAGTTAGATGAATTTGGTAGAGATCTAAATCTTGAGAAACGAATGAATATGAAGGCAAAAACAAGGTCTGAGGCTTGTCAACGTAAGAGGTCACAAGCATTTGATTCTAATAAGGTCACATCCATGGAATTGGATGATCATAAAATAGAAGGTGAATCAAGCACTGATGAGAGTGATAGTGAGAGTCAAGCATATCAGTCACAAAGTGATTTGGTGCTGCAGGCTGCTGATGAGATTTTCAGTGATGCTTCTGAGGAATATGGTCAATTATCCTTGGTCAAAAGTAGAATGGAAGAATGGAAAAGAGAGCATTCGTCAAGCTATAAAGATGCTTATATGTCATTGAGTCTTCCACTGATCTTCTCTCCATATGTAAGATTGGAACTCCTGAGGTGGGACCCACTTCACAATGGTGTAGATTTTCAAGAGATGAAATG GTATAAATTGTTGTTCACTTATGGTTTGCCTGAAGATGGAAAAGATTTTGTTCACGATGATGGAGATGCTGACCTCGAACTTGTCCCAAACTTGGTGGAAAAGGTTGCACTTCCTATTCTGCACTATGAAATTTCCCATTGCTGGGACATGGTGAGTCAACAAGAAACAGTGAATGCTATTGCTGCTACAAAATTGATGGTGCAGCATGTGTCTCATGAAAGTGAAGCTCTTGCTGATTTGCTAGTTTCCATTCAAACACGCTTAGCTGATGCTGTTGCTGATCTTACA GTCCCAACATGGAGTCCGTCTGTACTAGCTGCTGTTCCAGATGCTGCACGAGTTGCAGCATATCGGTTTGGTGTGTCTGTTCGATTGTTGAGAAATATTTGCTTGTGGAAGGATGTATTTTCAATGCCAGTATTAGAGAAGGTTGCTCTAGATGAGCTTTTGTGCAGAAAAGTTCTACCTCACTTAAGAGTCATATCAGAAAATGTTCAAGATGCAATAACAAGAACTGAACGGATTATTGCTTCCCTATCTGGGATCTGGGCTGGTCCAAGTGTCATTGGagacaaaaa CCTCTGGTGA